From one Candidatus Kaelpia imicola genomic stretch:
- the pilO gene encoding type 4a pilus biogenesis protein PilO, with amino-acid sequence MTVRAIYRRIHFFVFLILLILFFGIFYNLKVTAELSKMDHQLDQISKKQKLLKTYKEKIELIGKLDKLSKFFPQTSDTHWLITNMNSVTKKENIEIISVKPLPLSSESFYNRLQVVLEVEGSYHQVGRMVALIESAEKYFQIKELQVEPVYEKTGKGKVKSIAKADDGNALLNWQITITTVMPKI; translated from the coding sequence ATGACAGTAAGAGCTATTTATAGAAGGATACATTTTTTCGTATTTCTTATTCTATTGATACTCTTCTTTGGGATTTTCTATAATCTTAAAGTTACTGCTGAACTTTCAAAGATGGATCACCAATTAGACCAAATAAGCAAAAAGCAGAAATTGCTAAAAACATATAAGGAGAAAATTGAATTAATTGGGAAGCTTGATAAGTTAAGCAAGTTTTTTCCTCAAACTTCAGATACGCACTGGTTGATAACAAATATGAACAGTGTGACAAAAAAAGAGAATATCGAAATAATATCTGTTAAGCCCTTACCTCTTAGCAGCGAATCTTTCTATAACCGCCTGCAGGTTGTATTAGAAGTAGAGGGATCTTACCATCAGGTAGGAAGGATGGTTGCTCTTATAGAGAGTGCAGAGAAATATTTTCAAATAAAAGAACTTCAGGTCGAGCCGGTCTATGAGAAGACTGGTAAGGGGAAAGTTAAAAGCATAGCTAAAGCTGATGATGGCAATGCACTGCTAAACTGGCAGATAACCATAACCACCGT